The DNA region TTCCGCCCACGGCGTAGACATGGCGTCCGAACACGGTGTGCCGGAGAATCATATGAAGGAGCAGACAAAACACGAGCATCCAAACAACAGGGACCGGAATCTCCAGAAAGTACCCCTTGCCCAAGAGGGAAAACACCTCACTGTGGAAGGAAATGGGTTTTCCTTCCGTGAGAACAAGCACCCCGCCCCGGCAAATGGTCATCGTCGCCAGGGTGGCAATGAACGGGGCGATCCGGCCGTACGAGACCAACAAACCGTTGGCGGCACCGAGCAGCACCCCGACGGCCAGACCGGAAAGCGAGGCGGTCAGGGCATCCGTTCCACCGGACAGCAACGTGGCGGTGACGGCTCCGGACATGGCCAGAACCGAACCGACAGACAAGTCGATCCCGCCGGTGAGAATCACCAAGGTCATCCCGAAAGCAAGGAGTGCGTTGATGGAAATCTGGCGCAAGATGTTGAACAGGTTCGTGACGGTCAGGAAATCGGGCGTGACCACCGACAGGACTGCGCAGATCAACATCAGCCCGAGCAGAGGTCCCGTCCGGCGCAGGGAAAAGGAGGACAAAATCTGTTTGTACGTCAGGGCCGGTTTCACCGGGCAATGGCACCTCCGGTCATGGCGGCGAGCACCGCTTCTTTTGATGCTTCATTTGCCGGAAATTCGGCGGTGATCCGGCCGTCCTTCATGGTCAGGATGCGGTCGGCCATCAGCAGGAGTTCTTCCAGGTCGGACGAGATGAGCAAAACGGCGATGCCCGATGCGGCCAACGCTTCCAGCTGCCGGTAAATCTCCGCGCGGGCGGCCACGTCCACGCCGCGGGTCGGTTCATCAAGGATCAGGAGCCTCGGCGGGCGAACGAGCCATTTGCCCAGCACCACCTTTTGCTGGTTTCCGCCGCTGAGCAGGCGGGTTTCCCGGCGGGCGTCCGGAGGATGGATCCGCAGCCGGTGGATCAAATCACCGGATGACCGAACCTCTTCCGGGCCGCGGATCCAGCCCCACCGGGCATGTTCCCCTCCCGCGGCGAGATGCAGGTTTTCTTTCACCGACATGGACAGAACCAGACCCGTTTGTCGGCGATCTTCCGGCACCAGGGCCACTCCGGCGCGGACCGCTTCCGCCGGGTGGGAAAAGGAGACGGGCTTCCCGTCAAGAAGGATCTGCCCGTGGTCCGGACGGTCCACCCCGAACAGCACCCGGGCCAATTCGGTCCGTCCGGAACCGGCCAAACCGGCCAAACCCACGATTTCCCCCGCGTGAATCCGGAAGGAAATGTCGCGCAGCCGGGAGTGCCGCGCCACGTTTTCCATCCTCAGCCGTTCGGGACCGTGCGCTCTCTCCCTGATCCGCCCCATGTCCACCGCCCGGCCCGCCATCTTCCGCACGAGCTCGTCCATCGTGACTTCCGACATCCGGAACGTGCCGGCATGTTCCCCGTCTCTCAGAACCGTGACCCTGTCGGCGATGCGGAACAATTCTTCCATGCGGTGTGAGATGTAAATCATGCCCACACCCCGTTTCTTCAACTCGCCGATCACGGAAAACAGATTCTCGGATTCCTGCCGGTTGAGTGCGGACGTGGGCTCGTCCAGAACGAGAATCCGTGCGTTTGCGGCCAGGGCCCGGGCGATCTCCACCAGCTGTCGCTGCCCCACCGAACAGTGCCACAGCGGCAGATCAGGATCCAGGTCGGCTCCCACCCGCCGCAGCGCCTCTTCCGCCGCTTCACGCATCTTGTCCCGATGGATCCAGCCCCACCGGGCAAAGAGGTGTTCCCGTCCGAGAAAGAGGTTTTCCGCCACGGACAGTTCGGGAACCAGCTGCAATTCCTGGTGAATCACGGCGATCCCGGCGGCGGTGGCGTCCCGGGGATCGCGGATCTCCACGGACGCGCCGGACAACCGGATTTCGCCCGCATCCTTGCGGTGAATGCCGGC from Staphylospora marina includes:
- a CDS encoding ABC transporter permease, whose protein sequence is MLICAVLSVVTPDFLTVTNLFNILRQISINALLAFGMTLVILTGGIDLSVGSVLAMSGAVTATLLSGGTDALTASLSGLAVGVLLGAANGLLVSYGRIAPFIATLATMTICRGGVLVLTEGKPISFHSEVFSLLGKGYFLEIPVPVVWMLVFCLLLHMILRHTVFGRHVYAVGGNEEAALYSGIRTERIKLAVYTMSGFFAAFGGIILTSRLHSAQPVAGMGYELDAIAAAVLGGTSLSGGRGWMFGTLVGAMIMGVLDNGLNLLDVSSFYQQVVKGCVILLAVLLDRSREGRT
- a CDS encoding sugar ABC transporter ATP-binding protein — protein: MTEPLLKLENIRKSFQGAPVLKGVSFTLCPGEVHALLGENGAGKSTLMKILAGIHRKDAGEIRLSGASVEIRDPRDATAAGIAVIHQELQLVPELSVAENLFLGREHLFARWGWIHRDKMREAAEEALRRVGADLDPDLPLWHCSVGQRQLVEIARALAANARILVLDEPTSALNRQESENLFSVIGELKKRGVGMIYISHRMEELFRIADRVTVLRDGEHAGTFRMSEVTMDELVRKMAGRAVDMGRIRERAHGPERLRMENVARHSRLRDISFRIHAGEIVGLAGLAGSGRTELARVLFGVDRPDHGQILLDGKPVSFSHPAEAVRAGVALVPEDRRQTGLVLSMSVKENLHLAAGGEHARWGWIRGPEEVRSSGDLIHRLRIHPPDARRETRLLSGGNQQKVVLGKWLVRPPRLLILDEPTRGVDVAARAEIYRQLEALAASGIAVLLISSDLEELLLMADRILTMKDGRITAEFPANEASKEAVLAAMTGGAIAR